The following coding sequences are from one Musa acuminata AAA Group cultivar baxijiao chromosome BXJ1-6, Cavendish_Baxijiao_AAA, whole genome shotgun sequence window:
- the LOC135677788 gene encoding cyclin-D6-1-like has product MEFDLENPLTSGEDEQQRRDSISDLFAAESDHMISTVGTIDLHARRNAESLILQAQFDYGLDPLVAYLAINYVDRFLSKRKIPRGTSWIVRLLSISCLSLASKMRKTSFALADIQGEEGCIFDAQTIRRMELLVLGALDWRMRSVTPFSFLRFFISFFSPAQPPLLRALRARATQILLKAQKEIKMMEFQPSVVAASALLSAAYELFPIQYPAFRAAVSSCELVNNDKLLDCSSAMGDAEAAATDGCDDLAAMGMASSSLTPVTVLGHHCSSFESEPAAGSSSDVRELKKRRISAIHASCDHNG; this is encoded by the exons ATGGAGTTCGATCTCGAGAACCCGCTGACGAGCGGCGAAGACGAGCAGCAGCGCCGGGACTCCATCTCGGACCTCTTCGCCGCCGAGTCCGACCACATGATCTCCACCGTTGGAACCATCGATCTCCATGCCCGGCGAAACGCCGAGTCTCTCATCCTCCAG GCGCAGTTCGACTACGGTCTGGATCCCCTCGTCGCATACCTCGCAATAAACTACGTCGATCGATTCCTATCGAAACGCAAGATCCCG AGAGGGACGTCGTGGATCGTTCGTCTGCTCTCCATCTCCTGCCTCTCCCTTGCCTCCAAGATGAGGAAGACCAGCTTCGCCCTCGCGGATATTCAG GGAGAGGAAGGATGCATATTCGACGCTCAAACGATTCGGAGGATGGAGCTTCTGGTGCTTGGAGCGTTGGATTGGCGGATGCGATCCGTCACCCCTTTCTCCTTCCTCCGATTCttcatctccttcttctctcCCGCCCAACCCCCTCTGCTCCGAGCACTCAGAGCCCGTGCCACTCAGATCCTCCTCAAAGCCCAAAAAG AGATAAAGATGATGGAGTTCCAACCTTCGGTGGTAGCCGCCTCCGCGCTGCTCTCTGCTGCCTACGAGCTCTTCCCAATTCAGTATCCGGCCTTCCGCGCCGCCGTCTCCTCCTGCGAGCTTGTAAATAAT GACAAGTTGTTGGATTGCAGCAGCGCCATGGGAGATGCGGAAGCAGCGGCGACGGACGGTTGCGACGATTTGGCAGCGATGGGGATGGCGTCGAGCTCCTTGACGCCGGTGACCGTCCTCGGCCACCACTGCTCGAGCTTCGAGAGCGAGCCTGCCGCTGGGTCCTCGTCGGACGTCCGCGAGCTCAAGAAGCGCCGGATCTCCGCCATCCACGCCTCCTGCGACCACAACGGATAA